The Pelmatolapia mariae isolate MD_Pm_ZW linkage group LG2, Pm_UMD_F_2, whole genome shotgun sequence sequence ActtgtttttaatgcattttctaaCAAATTTAACTCCagattttaaaaacacttcccAGTTTCTTCCTTGAGGTTACAACCATCTCATCTCTAGCACGCCATCTCATCCTCCTCAAATAGAATTTAACAGCATCTCATTCTAAAACATAATGGCTGAGCAGGGGCCCATGTAGAATAATAGATCTTTTGCCCAGCTGCAGGGGCTTCCTGAGACTTTTGAAACAaccaaaagataaataaatctgaTACAAATTTAAACATTCTTATTtcctatgtaaaaaaaacctgtCATCTAAACATTGCAgttaaaaaaagcaaagtaaATATTTTGTTAACTAAAATGTGTGTCATAACCTATGTCTATGCAATCCCAGACCTCTAATGTTGCATTTTTCAACCTGGACACTGAGAATGTACTGCAGAGAAATGGTCATCAGTGCGGCGAGTTTGGATTTTCTGTTGCCTTCCACCTGCATCAGAAGCTCAACAGAAAGAACCTGCAAGTGACCCTGTTTCTAAAGCTGGTGTCAGCTTCAGAAATAGGGTAAAGAGCTTGGGAATGTGGGATGGGTTTGGAGTAGAGCCAGTATTCATCCATATTAGGAGACAATTTGGAGAAAATTAAATGATTGCAGAAAATGGCTGTCAGATATGGATGATTTATTGTCAATGTACAGTTGCTTGCACAATGAAATTAGGTAGCAAAACCATAAAGGtgtgaaaataaagaaagcaatatacaagaaagaagaagaaaaacaatataAGAATAAAGTTGATTATATCAAATATTCATGTTCAAGCTCATCAGAATTGTCCAAACTGTTTTTGCTTTATGTACTATATTTCCCAGAGAAATATAAAGACAGGAACTGctgctcaagacttttgcacggTACTGTACACGCATTActaaatgtcttgatgcatgctcacaCGTCCAGGTTAGGAAATCCCAAATAGTTGTTTCCGTCAACTGCTGAGgaactttgaaaaagaaagtttccaCACGGAGTCTTGACACTGTGCAAATACTGATTGTATTTTTTTGACACAGTTTTGCACTGGTGCAGCGTGTTATGAAATCCTGTCCTTAATTTCATGATTATCATCATAATGACACAAATTATTTCTCATTTTAAGATTTGTGATGAGACATTTCATGAACGAAATAAAACAATCATAGCTAAAATCTTTTACTTGCCATTATTCTTGGTTTTCTTCTAGCTCTACCATGGGGTTGATGTGGGTTATTTTTAGTGGAAAATCTGCTGCTGGTTTCCTATGTAATTTGCATCCCAAATTACACATTAGTTCTGGTTTTTGAAGAAGCAAAATCATGCAACATGGGTTCAACCTGCACCTCAACACTGCTAAAGAACAAAATGCCATGGCCCTTAAACTCAACATTCCTCTAAAGTGCAGAGCTTGAGGTATTTGATGCATTTCTTGCAATACTAAACCAGACATAGACAATCAAAAATGAAAAGTGAACAAAGAGAATAAAAAGATAATATGCTTTAGAAACAGATGAGATTAGGGAGTGTACACAGGGAGTGTACACAGGGAGTGTACACAGGGAGTGTACACAGGGAGTGTACTTTTGAGTGTCTTCTGTGTTAACCAATCAAATTCCTTTCATGATCTAACCCAACACGCTCAGTTCACCAACTTAACTTACTGAAAACCCCCAAGAAGGAGCAGTGGTACTGGTACAGGCAGAGTGTTTAAGTAATATTCCATTTTCAGGGTGATATCAACTCACATTGAAAATGTTTAACCAGTAAACTCACCCCACAGATTTGATTGAAGGGTAATTTCATCTCAGACCAGCACATTTTTTTAGACTGTCTCTGATAGTGTAGCAGATAGTCTCTGCATAAACGTTTTTGAACTTTGTACACATAGCGTTCTGTGTTGTGTTAGAACCAAGAGCAGCCTAAAGAAAACATCTGTTAAAACCTTGTATTGACTCTGAATCTGAATATTATGTAGAAAaggtatttaaatatatttattctttcaaggttaaaaaaacaacaacaacattaaaatacCTGCATAGAgactataaaaatataaaactatgCTTGAAATCACAGAATTTCATCATGAAGTCTGTGATGAATAAATTCTTTATGTACTGTAATCAGTGTTTATGTTCaagctggagagattatatctctcgactggtctgggaacgccttggtgttcccctggacaagACAGAGGACGTGGCTGAGGAGAGGAAGGTTTGGGCGTCTCtgtttaggctgctgccccagcGACCCAGACCCAGATAAGTAGAAgaagacggatggatggatggatggatggatggataaaaatTGTTGGAAGCAAATTTGATTGTGTTACACTGCATATCCTTGCAAGATGAGAGAATATCATGCGTTTTTATGCTAAAACTTGTAAACCAAACTTGAGTCTTCCCTCTTTAATGTTGTACGACACCTGTGAAATCGACAGTTTTCCTTGTCTGTTGATTAAAAAGGTGAACAAACCACCATTTGGCTTAACATATTTATCCTCCATCCCATCAGCGTTCTgaatgcttttattgtgaaaaattGTTGATCATTAGTGGTGCTGGCAACGCCGCCTGTTGGCTGATTGTGCTTCCTGTGATGTTCAGTTAGTTGCCTGGAGTTTCAGCTGGACTACCTGCTGATCATGTTTACTTCTCTGTTAATTAAAATTCTCTTCAAAATTTCTCATTCTTTTATTTCCATGCTGAATAGAAGAagacacatttaattacagaCTGAGCAGCTTTTTTCAACTTTGATTCAAAATAATGGTTTTCAGTGTCCAGCCAGTTTAGGTTTAGGTCAGAAAAAACTTTTTGCATctatttaaatttgaatttgcaCCACTTCagtaacaattttaaaaaaaaaatctctctcaCACTACAGTTTATGATGAAAGACTGCTGAGAACATTTTCTCTAATCAACCTCAACTACACTTTGTTCATTACACAACAGAGGGGCATAATATGAAGAAAGATTAATGAGTTATGTTACAAAATATTTTGAGCTTGaagtcacagttttcagtgTCACAAAGGTGGCTCTCCTGTTACATGGTTAAATGACCATGGTGACTCATCAAAATCCATACATAGTCAGTAGTTATATcaatttttaatattatttattaatttgtttattttaatttatattcagTAATCTTTGAGCGCCAGAAAGATTACATACTAAAAGAATATGAATTTTGAAGTTATTAAGCTGTACCTTACTAACACTATCGACTGCAGCCCAGCCGTGCAGCAGCACAAACTGTATGTGTCACATTAAGCCTGAAATGTGTTTGtattcagttggtgatgcagaaaagtaaaatcatttttatgtttggttCTAATACAACTAAATCTCTTTTATAAATAACAAGAATTAAATGATGTGACAGAGCTTGAAACAGAAAGTCTGAGTTAGCAGAGAAAGTTGATAACCATAATCAGCCACCCATTATCTGTGACAACAACATTTGCCATCTAAGCTGTGCAAGACAACGTGAGCAGCTAAAATGCAGGTGCATGACACCACAGGAAAtgaggagaaaacacaaacaaagaaaagtacaGAGGATAAAACAGACCAAAGGTGACAGAGGAAGCAAAAAGGCACATATGAAATAACCAAAAAAACTGTAGTCTGTAAAGTGAAGAAGTAGTATGTAAGtttgtcaaaggagtttgcaaagaaaagcgtctggacttctttaagttgcttgaagacgtttcacctctcatccgagaagcttcttcagttctaaggtcaaatggccgagagtcccagatttaaacccagtgggattatccccccaaagagggacaaaggaccccctggtgatcctctaatcacatgagccaaggtgtgaaagcgggtgtgggacctaatcagccagggttttgggtgagctcattgtgaaacctggccccaccctgtcatgtgaattcctgaggtcagatggcccaggatgtgagtgggcattaaggcgtctggggagggaactcaaaactggattatagatggcagacagttggtgtcgtaaaccaccgcctctgttcaaagatggtcgctcacagtggacatagatggcctctttcactcctctttcaaaccatctgtcctctctgtccaaaatgtgaacattttgctcatgtgattagaggatcaccagggggtcctttgtccctctttggggggatactcccactgggtttaaatctgggactctcggccatttgaccttagaactgaagaagcttctcggatgagaggtgaaacgtcttcaagcaacttaaagaagtccagacgcgtttctttgcaaactcctttgactagatgacctggatgactgagaaccttcacagacctaGTATGTAAGTTTCCAACCACTGTGACACTTCGGGCTGTGAACACATTAAGCTGATCTAACTCATATAACCTTTAAAAGCCTGAACCTACCATGTGAAGACCTCTATTCACAGAAATCAATACAGCAGTAATCAGTACAGATAAACAaagattaaaatatgaatttaaaaatatattaattccgacttcagtttttttcaccAAACAGGATTTCTCCATATGTGAGCAAAGCACAGTAGTATGGTTTTAGCATTAGATGATTTGGAAAGACTGTAGTCACATGTCTCTTCCTCTTTATTTCTGATACTGTCATAGTGCCTGGAAGGGATTCTGGCCCATCTCTAAAAGAGACAGTaaaccattcacactcagatTCACACCTATTCAATTTAGAAATATCAATTAACTtctccccactaactgcatgtctttggactgtcggaggaagctggagtaccaggAGAGCagccacgcaaacacggggataACATGCAAATTCAGCACAGTCGGTGGATTTGTTCCTGTGAGGTGACATTGCTAATGACTACGACAACGTGCTccctgtatgtgctgtgtgagctgtatttatttattttcattctcATTCCTTTCTATTCTTACTCTATTTCTATTCAAGTAGAATACTGTTGTAATTCTTCTTAGTTTATCTTATTTCtgcatatatgtatatttgatttttttttcttttcttttttttttacagttttcaccTTTGATCCAGGAGGACGATATTTTGTCCCACTATATAATTTATGGGTTGACAATAAAACTCGATTTTCACAGCACTTTACTTGTTATGTTAGGGTTAGGTCTCAttccaaaatgaattaaattcatttttcacctcaaatttcttcacacaacaccccataatgacaaaatgaaaaagGTTTGCTTGAAATTTTTGCTaacttattaaaaataaaatacagaaatataacATGTATGAGGAGTAGTAAGTAGAAAGTAAGTAGTAGTAGTAAAGACTGGTGTTCAACATGgcagaagaaaataaatttGCTGCATAATCTATCATATACATTCATAACAATAAAGACAGCGATTGGTGCAAAAGTACAATagcaataaacacaaaaatataggtAATAGTACTATTCACTTTGAGAtgtgcaaacacactgtgttgttATATGAGAACAGACAGGTAGACTTTTATAATTTGGATAGACTTTATTCATCAAAGGAGATGTAACACAGAATATAGCATAGAATAACTAAATGCATTAACAATATGATACAATGTTTTTTATGACCAAATTAATTcaaatcaattcaattttaattgaaatttttggtgctaaataaaaaaacaacagctgatTCAAGGTGTTTTGCGAGAGTTGTCATTTTGTATGTTACAGTTAGTCAAATATCCTACTGTTAGTCTCACAGCTACAGTGAGTAAACAAAAACCAGTCCACCAGATGTATTATGCTATAACATGGGCCTTTTATATGTTTTCATTAATAAAGCATGCCAATATTAGTATAAAAAGGAATAATTTCATAATCAGTTTTATTAATTCAATACAACAGCCCTTGGATTAAAATTTGTTGTCTACAATGTTTTCTTTGATATTCTGGTTCCAAAAATCCTGGATGTTCTAAATTTAAGAACGCAAAGCAACAAAAACCTTCAGTGTCTGGATAAAATAAGAACTGTGATCACAATCACACAGAGAGCCAGCAGCACGCCGAGCACAATGACAACTGGGTCCCACTTTTGTCCtaaaatcagaaaacaaaatgcactaaATTCTTTCATTCTCATTTATAATTTGTAAACAGAAAATATTATCAAATGTCATGAAAGAAACACTGAATAGTTTTTACCATAAGTGGATTTCACTTACTAATAACATTTTAAGTCAGTCTCTGTGAGCCATGAAATGCTTTATGATAGATTTTGAAAGGATTGAGAAATTAAttctgggcttttttttttaggtttagaAGTTTAAGAGTTGTATGCCATTTAAGTCCACAAGTCCACAGATAACAGTAGCAAATCaaatattacatttacattaatACATAATATAAGAATTACAGATATTTTTAAGTCCTGTCAAATGATTATCTGAAGCATAAAAACAGTTCCAATCAAGTGAATTAACATGtaggaaaaaaatcagcaaaagatTTTAGGCAATTAGAAGCGTGACCATTTAAGACCTCTATATAATAAGGcaaagtaattttaaaaaatatacataccTATCTCCACCACAGTTCCTTCACCAAACAGGATCTGTCCACATGTGACCACAGCACAGTAGTACATCCCAGCATCAGATGAGTTTGTTATAGTTTTGGACAGACTGTAGTCACATCTCCTGTCCTCTTTATTTCTGAGACTGCCGTGGTAAATGATGCCTGGATGGGATTCTGATGCACCTTTAAACCAGTGCACTTTGTCTTCACCTGGACACTGATCTGTgtcattttcagagaaaagTGAACACTGCAGAGTCATTGTATCTCCCAAATGTATTGACTCCACATCTGAAGTTTGTTTCACGGTGACAGATTTCTGCAGCGTTTTTGTATCTGTGTGAATCACAAAAAGACACGAAATAGCATTAACTGTAATTATTTGGGTTTAGAAGCAGATATGACAAAAACAGTCAAATTAAAATACATTACCATTCACTACTAAAAGCGTGCTATTAAAAAATTCCATTATGTATGCCGTTCCTCCTTGGCATAAGTATGTTGCTTCATCTTCTTTGCTTGCATTTCTTATGGTAAGAGAATACATACTACCCACTTTTGTGGCACTGAATCTTGAGTTGGTAAATTGTCCCTTAAGTGATATTTTGTCAAAACTTCCTGAGGCAATTGTTTCAATCATGTATCCAAAATTCAGCTTATACCAGTAAGACAACCCAACATCATCCCTAGGGATACTACATGTCAGAGTCACATTATCTCCAAGTTTAGCCACAGTTATAGAGCTCTGGAAAGGACCCTCATTCTCTTGGGTCaaagctaaaaaacaaacaaacaaacaaacaaaaaaaaaaacatggtatTGGTTAGACTCGAACATGACAGGACAAAGCAccttaaatttaacaaatattaCTCAACTCTATATAACAGTGTCACATGTTTCAGTGCAGAAGTAAACTCACACAATGTACTTAGAAGAATCAAAGAAACCAGCCTTCTGATCATTGTGGTACCTCAGCCTTCTCTTGCACGACTGATGTCTTCCAACTCAAAGGAAGACTTGGTCACAAGATAATCAGGGGGTACAAAGTGGAAATTACAGTCATTGgctgaaacacagaaaatccaCTTCCTGTAAAATTTTACAAACCATTTACAGTGAAACTTGGCTGTACAGTTTGTTTTCACTGATCATTCTCCAACATAATCTGTATTTTAAAACCTAAATTGTACATAGATATaggttaaaaatatatatacattgaGATACAATTTCAAATTGTGTTAGTTAATGTTTTATCATTAAAGCAAAGCAATAGCTACTAATTCCTACAGTTATAGATTTGGCCTGTAGTATTACATTTCATTGAGGATTGTAATTACTCCAAAAATTGTAACGCAATGCATGATTTCACGATAGTCTATTCTCCACTAAATCTCTTGATTTCTTCCTCTCTTAAAAATTGCAAAAGTGATCTGAATACTTTGATTTTGGTAGTGATAAAGAAAAACCTTGTATTCTGAGTCTTTTTAAAGACCATCTCATCTAGACAAACATCAAATTCAGTACTTGAAAATGACAGTTGAGCAAGAAGTTTTATCAATTCTTTGATCAGAGGTTTTAAAGGCTGAAATTAATCCGAGACCCTCAAAACATCAATGACAAACAACTgacaatatttttgttttgtttttcatctaaCATTACATTGCAGACAAGAACATGCATTAGAAGAAGCCTTAGCTTATTGAGCAATTCTCAATAAGAGCCCGCCACACAAGCGGTGTCCTCTTTTACACTCATCAACCACAACATTAAAGCCACTGA is a genomic window containing:
- the LOC134633928 gene encoding uncharacterized protein LOC134633928 — encoded protein: MFESNQYHVFFFVCLFVCFLALTQENEGPFQSSITVAKLGDNVTLTCSIPRDDVGLSYWYKLNFGYMIETIASGSFDKISLKGQFTNSRFSATKVGSMYSLTIRNASKEDEATYLCQGGTAYIMEFFNSTLLVVNDTKTLQKSVTVKQTSDVESIHLGDTMTLQCSLFSENDTDQCPGEDKVHWFKGASESHPGIIYHGSLRNKEDRRCDYSLSKTITNSSDAGMYYCAVVTCGQILFGEGTVVEIEMGQNPFQAL